In Candidatus Manganitrophus morganii, the genomic window ACGGTGTTGAATAGGACCAGTTTGGTGACATCTTTGAGGTCCATTCCGCAGCGGGAATAAAATCGATAGCGCATCGACCCGCCGGTCAGCCAACTGATCCCGAGATTCTTGCTGATGGAATATCCGACAAAAGAGGCGAGCGCAACCCGAGGGTACGAGATCCGCTTCTTTAGAAAACGAAGGGCCAGCCAATCATAACCGGTGAGGACCAGGTAGCTGATCGTCGTCCAAAAACCAACGATCGCCAGCCGCATCCCCTCCAGGGAGCGGAGATATGCGGTGACCTCCGTCAGATCGATGGTTCGAAATCGCCTGTAAAGGAAGAAGCCCGCCGCCAGGAGGGCGACCAGGCCGATGATTGTATTAATCCAATTCCGTGTTTCCGGTTTCAAACAAACCCCATTCCGTCGGGAGAAAGAAGAGATGCCGCGCGCCGGGCTTTTTATTTATTTTGACACGAATCGGGGGGAAAAGACGAGAGGGGGGAGAGGAGACCCTGTTGCGTTGGACGAAGCCGTCGCCTGCGGGAGTTGCATCTCAAATGGAAAAGATTAAAAATGGAGCGAGGTTTATCGGGTGTTTTCCCCCACGCCAACGTCCCTTCTTTTTTGGTTATGAGGAATTTGATCGAGACGCGATTTATCATCGATACCAATGTGGGCCATCTGGTTCGAAAGCTCCGGATGCTCGGTTATGACACCCTCTTTATCAATCCGGTGGATGATGCAGCCCTCGTCCAAACGGCCGACCGGGAAGGAAGGGTGGTTATCAGCGGAGATCGAAGGCTGTTCGATCGAAAGCTGATCCGCTCCGGAAGGGTCAAGGGACTTTTGATCGACACCAATCAGGACCATCGCGCCCAGCTCCAACTGATCGTTCGAACCTTCGGTTGGGGAGACGGCGGTTCGTTTATCCGCTGTCTCGAGTGCAACACCCTTTTCCTCTCAAAATCAAAGGAAGCGGCGAGAGAGAGGGTCCCTCCGTACGTTTATGAAACGATCGCGCAGTATGCGTATTGTCCTCATTGCGATCAATTTTTTTGGGAGGGGGAACATGTGAAGCGGATGCGGGCCCTCATTGAGAAGCTGAAAAATGAGTCGGCGCCGCCGGCGTGAGCAGGGAGCCGATCGGTCTCAGTGAAATCGGTTTATAAGCAGAACCGTTATTTTCTCCGGAGCCGATTGTTTTGTTCATGATCACGTGCATCCGGCGGGAGGCGATATCTCTCCTCGATTTCGGTGATGCGCTCGAGACAGTGAAGGGCCAGCTCCCGATCGCCCCGGCGTTCATACACCGCCGCCAAGCCCCGGAGGGCTTCGCTCTCGCCCGCCGGATCTCCTAGCCGGTTAAAGTGGGTCGTCGCGTAGTTAAAGCAGGTTTCCGCGTCCCGATCCTGATCCCGCTGGAGGAAGACCCGGCCCAGCTGTCCCCAGGTCGCCGCCAACCCTTCCTCATGCCCCGCCTTCTTGTGAAAGTCGATCGCTTTTCTGAAAAGAGTGATCGCCTCTTCCAGATGTCCCGTCGCCTCTTCCAATAGGCCCCGGTTGCTGTAGAGCACCCCGGAGGAGAGGTCATCCGAATTTTCTTGGAGGAGATCGGCCGCCTCCAGATAATAGGCCCGCGCCCGTTCGAACTCTCCCCCCTCCCGGCAGAGATTGCCGAGGTTGACGAGGGTCTGTCCGACCGTTTTCGCGTCGGGCTGCTCCCGGTCGAGCGCTAAGATTTCCAGATAGCAGGAGCGGGCCTTCTCCCGGTCTCCGAGGGCTGCGGAGGCATTCCCCAGATTCAGAAGCACCGCGCGGAGTTGATCGGCCTTCCCCCCGGCGCGCGCCTCTTCCAGCGCCTGCCCGAAACAGCGCCGGGCGCTTTCGAATTGCCCGCGATGCAGAAAGATCATCCCTTGCAGGAAGATCCCGGAGTGATTCATGTCCGACATTATCTCTTGACCGGCTCCTTTCCGTCCGCCATTCCAGGCTATACCACTATTCGGACACGGGAGTCAACGCCGAACGGCGTCGTTCTAATACTAATCTGGTATCCAATCGAGATACAGAAAAAAACCGGCTTGACACACTTATTTGATTGAGGTACGATACATCACAACACAAAGATGTGTTCTGACGAGGACGTCCCATCCCAACATCCGTTGGGTGGGACGTTTTGTTTTTAGGGGGAAGACAGCCCGTCCACGTCGGGCACGAATCTCCAAGAGGACGACTGCAGGGAGGAAGAGTTTTATGGCCATAGAGTCTCGGGTTTCGAGCGCGCTGATCGGCCGCAGCCCCGTCATGAAAGATATCTATCGGGAGTTGATTCGCGTCAGCCAGAGCAAAGCCACGGTTCTCCTTCGCGGGGAGAGCGGGACCGGGAAAGAGCTGATCGCGAAGTTGATCCATGAAAATAGCCCCCGCGCCCACAAGCCCTTTATCAAGGTCAATTGCGCCGCCCTTTCGGAGACGCTGCTGGAGAGCGAGCTTTTCGGTCACGAAAAGGGGGCCTTCACCGGCGCGATTCAGATGAGAAAGGGCCGGTTCGAGTTGGCCGACGGGGGGACGATCTTCCTCGATGAAATCGGCGATCTTCCTCTTCCGGTCCAGGTGAAATTGCTGCGGGTCTTGCAGGAGATGGAGTTCGAGCGGGTCGGCGGGGTTGATACCATCTCGGTCGACGTCCGGACCATTGCCGCCACCCATCGTCAGCTTGAAAACGCGATCCTGGAGGGGAGCTTCCGTCAGGACCTCTACTACCGGCTGAATGTCGTGCCGATTCATCTTCCGGCGCTCCGGGAGAGACGGGAAGATATCTCCTTGCTGATCGAGCACTTTCTCGAAAAGTTCAATAACGAAAACAATAAAAAAGTCCACCTCTCCAATGAAGTGATCCAGCTTCTCATCCACTACGATTGGCCGGGAAACGTCCGCGAGTTGGAGAATTGCATCGAGCGGCTGGTGGTTTTGGCGGAAGATGAATCGGTGACATTCAAGACCATCCCCCCGGCGATACAGACTTATTTCAACGACATCAAAACGGTTACCCCTCCCATCGCCTCCGACAAGCGGGGCTCTTTTACTGAAAAAATGCAGGGAATGGAACAAGAGGCCCTTAAAAAAGCACTGGAACGATCGGGATGGGTCCAGGCCAAAGCGGCCCGATTGCTTGGAATGACCCCGCGGCAAGTCGCTTATAAGATCAAGAAGTACAAGCTCTTTCCAGAAAACCCATTTTAGTGGACAGTTTTGTCGTGAATGCGACGTAATTGTAGAGATTCAGACCATATTTGTCGGGTCGGCTGTTCAGGCGCTTTCAGAAAATACAGATCTTTCAGGACTTTTCAAGATATTTAAATTTGGCATACCAGTTGCTCTAGTATCCTGGAGAAACCGACTACATCGATGTAATCGTTTAAAGGCTGGCAAAGGCGCCGCCGGATTGATCCTTCATCCTGCGGCGCCTTTTTTTGAGTTGTTGTAGAGCAGATAAAAATTAGAGATCGACTACGCTGACGTAATCAATGTAGGCAGGCAAGGGCGCCGCCGGATGTTTATCTATCCTGCGGCGCCTTTTTTTTAACTTAACCGATCACATTCATACAGGGGAGGAAAAAGCAGAGATGAAAAAGACATGGGGGTGGGGTTTTGTCGTTCTGTTCTTGATCTTGTCGACCGGAAGGTTGTTTGCGGAGGAACCGGCAGAATCGCCATTTCAGATCAGCGGATTCGTCGATACATATTACAGTTTCAACTTCAACAGACCCGACTCCAATCTCAATACAGTCGGGGCCGGCGCGAGCAACTTCGATTTCTACCACAACGCCTTCAGCGTCAGCCTGGCTGAAATCGTCTTATCGAAGGCTGCCGCCCCGGTCGGTTTTCGGATCGATCTGAATTTTGGAACCACCACCGATTTTATTCACTGCGGCGCCTTCTCCTGCCCGGGCGGCGCGGCTGAAGAGCCGTATAAAAATATTCAGCAGGCCTATGTTACCTGGGCCACGCCGGTCGGCCTGACCCTCGACATGGGTAAATTCGTCACCCATATGGGGCTGGAAGTGATCGAGTCGAAGGACAACTGGAACTACACCCGGGGGATTCTCTTCTGCTGTGCGATCCCCTACTACCATACCGGCCTGCGCGCCAACTATGCCATCTCCGACATGATCTGGGTGAACGGCTACGTCCTGAACGGCTGGAACAACACCGTCGAGAACAACAACGGTAAAACATTCGGAGCCCAAGTCGGAATTATTCCGATCAAACCGCTCACCGTTATTCTGAACTGGATCGGACCGGAAAAATCGGCCGGGGGCGGCTTTGAGGACCGCCAAGTCTACGACGTGATCGCGATCTTTAACGCGACCGACACCTTGTCTTTCGCAGCCAACTACGATTACGGCACACAAGATCCGATCGGCGGGGGAGACAGCATGACCTGGTCGGGGATCGCAGTGTATGCCCGAATGGGGTTCGATCCATATGCGGTCGCCGTTCGACTTGAAAATGGGACCGATGACGACGGCGTCATGTACGGAACCGCCGACAATACGGTCCAATCGGCCACTCTCACCGGAGAGGTCAAAGTAGCCGACAATCTTCTGATCCGGGCCGAATTCCGGCACGATATGGCCGATGAAGATATCTTCGCAGACGAGGGTGGAGTGGTGACCGATAGCCAAAGCCGCGCCGTCCTCGGCGTGGTTTATAGTTTCTAAATTCATCTGTAATAGAAGGAGGAAGACAATGAAGGAATTGTTAAAGAAGATAAGTTGGATGGGAATATTCACTGCGGTGATGCTGTCGCTCTCCCTGCCCGTCTGGGCGGAAGAGGCGGCGGCGCCGGCGGCAGAGGCCCCTGCGATGACGATGGAGAGCACAGAGAGCGCTCCACCGGCCCCGCCCGCCACAGAAGCGGCTCCACCGGCGGTCGAAGGCCCCTCGGAAACCAAGGTGGCGCTCGATACCCTCTGGGTGGTGATTGCCGGGATGCTCGTTTTCTTCATGAACACCGGATTCGCCATGGTGGAATCGGGCTTCTGCAGGAGCAAGAACACCGTCAACATCCTCTCGAAGAACTTCATCGTCTTCGCCATCTCCACGCTGGCCTTTTGGTTCATCGGCTGGGGGTTGATGTTCGGCGACGGGAACGGATTCGTCGGGACGAGCGGTCTCTTCTTCCTCGGCGGAGAGGATAACTCGCCGATGACCGGCGACGGCTACAGCGGCGTCTACGGCGCCATCGCGTGGGCGACGGTCCCCCTGCTCGCCAAGTTCTTCTTCCAGCTTGTCTTTGCCGGAACGGCGGCCACGATTGTCTCGGGGGTGGTGGCCGAGCGGATCAAGTACCTCTCTTTCATTGTCTTCTCCTTCGTTCTGGTCGCCTTCATCTACCCAATCATCGGACACTGGATCTGGGGGGGCGGTTGGCTCGCGGGACTGGGGATGTGGGATTTCGCCGGGTCGACCGTGGTTCATTCGGTCGGCGGATGGGCGGCCCTGGCCGGGGCGCTGGTTCTCGGCGCCCGAATCGGAAAATATAAGGATGGACGGGTGCAGGCGATCCCCGGCCACAACATGGCGCTCGGCACCCTGGGGGCGCTGATCCTCTGGCTCGGCTGGTATGGCTTCAATCCCGGAAGCACGATGGCGGCCGCGCCGGGCGATATCTCCCGAATCATCATCACCACCACGATGGCTGCGGCGGCGGGGCTTCTTTTTTCGACCGGAACCGCTTGGACCCTGCTTGGGAAGCCGGATCTCGGCATGTCGATCAACGGGATGCTCGGCGGTTTGGTCGGGATCACCGCTCCCTGCGCCTTCGTCTCTCCCGGCAGCGCGGTAATCATCGGCGCGATTTCCGGGGTGATCGTCGTTCTGGCGGTCATGATGTTCGATCGGCTTCAGATCGACGATCCGGTGGGGGCTCTTTCGGTCCATCTGGTCTGCGGAATCTTCGGAACAGTGGCGGTCGGCCTCTTCGCGCAAGATGCGATGTTGCCGAACACCACCGGCAACGGCCTCCTCTTCGGCGGCGGGGCGAAGCTTTTGATCAACCAGTTAATCGGGATTGCCGCCGTCGGGGCCTTTACTTTTGTCGTTTCATTGGTCGTCTGGATGGCCGTCAAAGCAATCATGGGCCTCCGCGTGAGTGAAACGGAAGAGTTGGAAGGATTGGATCTCGGCGAGCATGGCAATTCGGCCTATCCGGAATTTTCCGTCAGCATGATCTCCAGCAGCGGTGCAATGAATATCGGCTATGCCTCATCGAAACCAAAAGCGTCTGAGAAACCGGCCGAAAAAGTAATGCGATAGGGAGGAACGCCAATGAAAAAAGTCGAGGCGGTGATCAAGCCGTTTAAGCTGGAAGAGGTCAAAAAAGCCCTCTCGGATATCGGAATCTACGGGATGACGATCACCGAGGTGAAAGGGTTCGGACGCCAAAAAGGACACAAAGAGCAATACCGCGGGGCCGAATATACGATTGAGTTCGTCCCCAAGATCAAGGTGGAGATCGCCCTGTCGGACGAGGACGAGGAGAAGGTGGTCGCCACGATCATGGCGGCCGCCAAGACCGGGAGCATCGGGGATGGAAAAATCTTTATTACATCGCTGAGCGACGCCGTTCGGATCCGAACGGGAGAAAGCGGGGAAGCGGCGCTGTAGATCGGTTTTGGTCTGGTTCGGATGAGCGGCCCGTGTGAGGATGAGAATCTTCATCACGGGCCGCTCCGTGTCGGCTTGCCTCCGGTGCCGCGGCTCGCGATCAGATTATCCGGTTGTTCCGGAGCATTTTCTGCTATATAATGTCCCGAAATCAGCGCCTCTCCGCGATACCGGCGTGGTAAAAGATCGGTTCAATGGACCCTGTGACAGAATCATCGAACGACATCGTTGAGATAGAGTCGAAGTGGTATTTCGGCGTCTGTCTCGTCATTGCCGCCCTGATCGGAATCTTCACCTGGAAGAACCCTCCCAGTCCGAATCTTCTCGGAATAGAGGTGTTGGCGACCATTCTGATCCTTTTCCTCTTCGGGTCGATCCGTTATCGGATCGACAAAAACGCGATCACGTATGGAGCGCTCCCGATCATCTTCGTCACCTTCTTCCCCCTTTGGTGGCCCCAATCCCAACTGCGTGAGGAGATGTCTCGGGAAGGGGGGGCCGCCTTGTGGCGTGCGATTCGGGAAAATCTTCTCTCCATCGACGGCCTTGAGAAGTTGATCCATGGCGATACGATGCTTTTTATCCTGGGGCTGACTTTTTTCGTCAGCGTCATCTCCCAGACCCGCTTGCTGGAAACGGTGAGCATGAATCTCCTCCGGATCTTCGAGGGGCGCGTTTTGGCGACGGTTCTAACCATCGCGGGATTGGTCTCCTTTGCCTCCGGCATCTTGGACGGCGTCTCGATGATCGGCCTGACGATCCGCGTCTTGGTGATTATCCTGGTGATGGCGCGGATTCGGTACGAAGGGATCGAATTTATCATCATGGTCTCGGTGATCCTCACGACTGTCTGCGGAATGTGGCTCGCTTACGGAGAGCCCCCGAACCTGATCATGAAGTCCAATCTCAGCCTCCCCGATACTTTTTTTCTGAAATATGCGTTGCCGATGGCGGTCGTTACCTTCCTCATCGTCTCCCATTTTATTTCCCGCTGGTTGAAGGGGGCGATGATCCCCCTGGATGAGCTCGACGTTCTGGAGAAGAATATCGCCGATGTCCGGTTCCATCAAGCCGCGCGGAAAGGAGAGGTCAAAGAGATCGAGGATATGTTCAAGGAATACGCCGAACGCTTTGGAGATAAAACGGCGGCGGTGGAAGCCCTCTACCATGAGGGACATCATCCGATCTCGGCCATGATCCGGGCCCAGGTCGATGAAGAGACCGTGAATGCGTTCATCCGGGATTTTTTGGGAGAAGCGTTTGTCGCGCCGGTGAAGTCCTATTATCATCATCGGAAACAAAGGGGGAGTCCGGGAGAGCGGGAGTTGGAGCTGCGGGAGGCGGGGGTGATCGAACGCTTGCTGGAGGACACCCGTGTTCAACGGAACGCCGCGCAGAGATGGGGCAAGCTCGCTTTTATTCCGTTCCTCGGCTTATTGTTCTGGCACGCCCGGAATCACGATGTTCCCCTCTTTATCTCGTCGATCGCCGCCTTTTCTTTCGCGCTGTTGGGGATTTTGGCCCACACGAAGATGAGAAAACTTGCAATCCGGGAAGCGACCCACGAATACAAGGAGTACCTTTTTCTCTTTCCTCTTTTTCTTTCGATTACGATGCTCACGGCGGTCGGATTTTTTGATCAGTTGAAGGCGGCGATCGAACGGGGGGTGGACCTTCTCGGCCCCGCCCATGTGGCGGTCATCCAGTTCCTCGGATCGGGGCTTCTCTCGGCGGTGCTGGACAACAACGTCGTCGCCGATTTCGCCTCCCGGGCCATTCAGGGAATGCCGGATATGTTCCTCTTCGCCGCGGCCCAAATCGCCGGATATGCGGCGGGAGGCTCGCTCACCCACATCGGCTCGGCCCAGTCGGTGGTCGCCTTCGCCTACATCCTCCGGTATGTCGATCCCTCCTTCACCCCGTTGGGCTGGATCAAGGCGATGTGGCGGCTGGTCGTCATCATCTCGATTGCCCTGATCGTCGTTCTCTATATCAAAGCGTTTCTTGTCGGTTCTGTTCCGGGATAGGTCCCCTTCTTTTGCGGTGAGGGCCCCCCGCGATGTATGGTAGAATGAACCACCTAAGAATGGAGCAGGATGCACCCTCAGGCCAATATTCTTGCTGATCTTCGCCTCCTCTTTGGGGCCAGGCAGAAGGAGATCCGTGCCTTTCACGATCAGGGCGGAACCGGTCTTCGCGTTGTCGAGGCCCTCTCGGATCTGGCCGACCATCTCCTCCTGCGGGGATTTCAATCGATCAACCCGACGCTGATCCAGGAGTGGGGGGGTGTGATGGTCGCCATCGGCGGGTACGGCCGCCGGGAGCTCTCGCCGGCCTCGGACATCGACCTGATGTTCCTCTTCCCCGAAGGACGCGCGAGGCAGGCCGAAAGACTCGCCTCGGAGCTGCTTCCGTTTTTCTGGGACCTCGGCTACAAAGTCGGCCACAGTGTGCGCAGCGTGGAAGAGTGCATCGCCGCCGCAAAACAGGACACCCTGATCGCCACCTCCCTTCTTGAATCGCGGCTCCTCACAGGCGACCGAGGCCTGTTCCAGCAGTTTCACGAAGCATTCTTCTCCAAGGTGGTCGGAAAAAATCTAAAAGATTTTTTGGTCCATCTCGACAACGGAAGAGCGGCGGGGCGAAAGGAGTTCGGCGCCACCCCCTATCTTCTGGAGCCGAACCTCAAGCAGAGCCCCGGCGGGCTTCGCGACATTCATCACCTTCGCTGGGTCGCGCTGGCCCGCTATCGGACCAATTCTCTCGCGCAGCTTTTTCAGTGGGGGCTTCTCTCCAACGCGGAATATTCAAGCCTGACCACCGCCCTCGATTTTCTCTGGAAAATTCGGAACCAGCTTCACTTCAAGGCGGGAAGGGCCTCCGACCATCTGACGATGGAGCTGCAGGAAGAGCTCGCCCCCTTCTTTCATTTCGAGAACCGGCGCGAGCTGATGCGCCAGTATTACATCCTGACCGGTTGGGTCATTGAGATTTCGGATCGGTTTATCCGAGACGCCTTTCCGGTCAGCCGATGGCAGAAGTGGCAACGCGCATGGCAGACCCGTCAGGCGGCCCCCGGTTTTCAACTCTCCGCCGGGGAGATTGTTCCGCAGACGACCAATCTTCATCAATTCTTCGGGAACGATGAAAATCTCCTTCGGATTTTTCTCCTTGTGAAAGAACATGGCGCCCGCATCCCCGGCCCGGTCCTCGAAGTCCTTCACCAGGTCGCCGATCAGGAGCGGGACCGGCCGATTTCACCGGAGGCGGCCGTCCTCTTTCGGGAAATCCTCTCGAAGCCGGGACGGATCGCCGACACCCTGCGCGTGATGCACCGGACCCATGTCCTCTGGCGGATCATCCCGGAGTTCGCGCGCGTTCATCGGCTGGTTCAGGAGAGCCGGTCCCATTTTTTCACCGTGGACGAGCATAGCTTCCGCGCCGTGGAAGAGGGGGAGCGCTTGGCCGCCGAGGGGGGGGCGATCGGAAAGATCTACGCCGGAATCCAAAGAAAAGATCTCCTCCACCTGGCGCTTCTCCTGCACGATGTCGGGAAAGGACGCGATGAAGACCACAGCGCGGTCGGAGCGATTCTTGCCGAAGCGGCCGGAATTCAGCTGGGATATACCGATGAGGAGCGTGCTCTTTTGGTTTTTCTCGTCCGGCGCCATCTGATTCTCTCCGAGGTGGCGCTCTACCGCGACTTTTCAAACGAGCCGGTCCTCCTTCAATTCGCCAGCGAGGTCGCCCGGCCGGAAACGCTTAAAAAACTGTTCGTCTTAACCTGCGCCGATATCCGCGCGGTCGGCCCCGGCACCTGGACGAGTTGGAAGGGGGAACTTCTGCTCAAACTCTATGGGGAAGCGCTTTCGATCTTGGCGGGGGAAGAGGCCGATCCGGAGGAGCGGAAGGTGGAGATGATCGCCGCGCGCCTTCGCCAGGAAGCGAAAGGGAAGTACCCGGAGGTGTGGCTGGAAGAGACCCTTCAAGGATTGATACCGCGCTACCTCTTGGCCACCCCTTTTGAGAAAATGCTCGCCGATCTGTCGGCCCTCTTCCACCTCTTGATCGATCCGATCCATGTCGCGGCGCGCTACCTCCCCGATTCCGGGATGACCGAATATACCCTCTACACCTATGATCAGATCACACCCGGCCTCTTCTCAAAGATGACCGGCGTGCTCGCCGCCAAGGGGCTTCAGATCATGGGGGCGCAGGTCTTCACCCAATCGAACGGCATGGTCGTCGATACGTTTCGGGTTATCGATCCCGATTACGCCGGACCGGTCCCGCCCGAACGGATCGAGAAGATCTCGCAGGAAGTCCGGAGCGTTTTGATCGGCAAGGAAACGATTGAAGCCCTCTTCACGCGGGGGCAACGGTTTGGGTCTCACAAGGAACTCCCTCCGACGGTCGCCGTCCGGGTGGAGCTCGACAACGACAGCTCCCATCACTTCACGATCATCGATATCTTTGCCCCCGATCGGCGGGGACTCCTTTATGTGATTGCGAAAACGATCTTCGATCTCGGTCTCTCGGTCCACTCGGCCAAAATTGCGACGCGGCTCGACCAGATCGTCGACGTTTTCTACGTGCAAGGTCCCGAGGGGAAGAAGATCACCGATTCGGAAATGATCCGGAAGGTGAAGGAGCGGCTCACAAACGAGATTCAGCAAGGTTCGACCGGCAAAGGAAAGTAGGCTCACAACCATCAGGGGGGAACAATGGCAACGAATCGACGCATGCAGGTCCATCTGAAATGGCTGCTGGTTTTGTTGTTTTTCACGGCATCGATCGGGTTTAATCTTTCAACCGCTTTCGCTCAGGACGCTCCTCCTCCGACGATCGATACCGGCGACACCGCCTGGATGCTCGCTTCCGCGGCGCTGGTTCTTCTGATGACCCCCGGCCTGGCGCTTTTCTACGGCGGGATGGTTCGAACGAAAAATTCGCTCGGCACCATCATGCAAAGCATGATTATGATCGCGTTGATCACCGTCCAGTGGGTCCTTTTCGGATATACCCTCGCCTTCGGTCCGGACCAGGGGGGACTTATCGGAAGCTTGGCCTGGCTGGGATTAAATGGGGTGGGACTCGATCCCAATCCCGACTACGCGGGGACGATTCCTCATCAGGTTTTTATGATTTATCAAGGAATGTTCGCCATCATCACGCCGGCGCTGATTACCGGGGCGTTTGCCGAGCGGATGAAATTCTCCACCTTCTTGGTTTTTTCGCTTCTCTGGGCGACGCTGGTCTACGATCCTTTGGCGCATTGGGTCTGGGGGGTCGGCGGGTGGATGCGCAATCTCGGCGCTCTGGACTTTGCGGGGGGAACGGTGGTGCACATCAGCTCCGGGGTCTCCGCGCTGGCGGCGGCCCTCTATATGGGAAAACGGCACGGCTACGGAAAAGAGCCGATGCCGCCGCACAACCTCCCGATGACGGTGCTGGGGGCGGGGATTCTCTGGTTCGGCTGGTTCGGGTTTAACGGCGGCAGCGCGGTCGCCTCCGGCGCGCTCGCCGGGAGCGCCTTTGTCGTGACCCATATCGCGGCCGCCTCCGCGACCCTCACCTGGATGTTTGTGGAGTGGGCGCACCGAGGAAAGCCGACGGTGCTCGGGGCCGTCAGCGGCGCGGTGGCCGGTCTGGTCGCCATCACGCCGGCCTCCGGATTCGTCGGCCCGATCTCCGCCCTTCTCATCGGGATCGGCGGCGGGGCGGTCTGTTATTTCGGCGCCGTGATTTTGAAGAACAAGCTCGGCTATGACGATTCCCTCGACGCCTTCGGTGTGCACGGCCTGGGCGGAACCTTCGGGGCGTTGGCGACCGGTCTCTTCGCGTCCAAAGCGGTGAACGCAGCGGGGAATGATGGGGCCTTCTTCGGGAATCCGAAACTGCTGGTCATCCAAGCCATCACCGTGGTGGCCACCTGGGTCTTTGCTTTTGTGATGACGATGATTCTGCTGAAAATCCTCGACGCGACGATGGGGCTGCGTGTCTCCAAAGAAAAGGAGATCACCGGACTCGATATGTCGGAGCATGGAGAAACCGGCTACAATCTTTGATTGCTTTCGATTATAATGAACTATCCTTAGCGTAGGGGGAAGGCGACCATGAAGAAGATCGAGGCGATTATCAAACCGTTCAAGCTGGAAGAGGTGAAGAAGGCGCTCAATGACGTGGGGATTGTCGGGATGACGGTGACCGAGGTGAAGGGATATGGAAGGCAGAAGGGACACAAGGAGCTTTATCGCGGCGCGGAATATACGGTGGAGTTCGTCCCAAAGTTAAAGATCGAGATCGCTCTGTCGGATAAAGATGTCGATAAGGCGGTGGCGACGATCCTCGCCTCGGCCAAGACCGGCAGCATCGGCGACGGCAAGATTTTCGTGACCGATCTGGAAGGGGCGATTCGGATCCGGACCGGCGAGAGCGGGGAGGGAGCGCTTTAGTTGCGGCTCCGGACGATTTCGACGACAACCCCTCCCCGGATCTCTTCGCGGGGGGGGAGGCATTTCTTTACGCGGACGGTCACGGAGGCAATCCGCCGATCTTCCAATATCTTGCCGGCAATCCTCTCCGCAAGGGTCTCGATGAGACGAACGTGGCTCTCCCGTCCGATCTTCGCAATCTCGCCGCAAAGCTGATCGTAGTCGATTGTCTCCTTGAGCTGATCCGTTCGCGCCGCGCCTGCGACATCACATTTCATCTCCACGTCCACCGAAAGCCGCTGGCCGATGGTCCGCTCCTCTTTCGTGACGCCGCAATGGCCGTGGAATTCAATCTGATAGATCGCCAGCGTGTCCATATTGCTCCGAGCGAAGGTTTAATCGACGGGGATTTGAACGAGACGGGAGAGGACTTTCCCTTCGATCAGGTGCTCTTTGACCAGTGGG contains:
- the glnD gene encoding [protein-PII] uridylyltransferase produces the protein MHPQANILADLRLLFGARQKEIRAFHDQGGTGLRVVEALSDLADHLLLRGFQSINPTLIQEWGGVMVAIGGYGRRELSPASDIDLMFLFPEGRARQAERLASELLPFFWDLGYKVGHSVRSVEECIAAAKQDTLIATSLLESRLLTGDRGLFQQFHEAFFSKVVGKNLKDFLVHLDNGRAAGRKEFGATPYLLEPNLKQSPGGLRDIHHLRWVALARYRTNSLAQLFQWGLLSNAEYSSLTTALDFLWKIRNQLHFKAGRASDHLTMELQEELAPFFHFENRRELMRQYYILTGWVIEISDRFIRDAFPVSRWQKWQRAWQTRQAAPGFQLSAGEIVPQTTNLHQFFGNDENLLRIFLLVKEHGARIPGPVLEVLHQVADQERDRPISPEAAVLFREILSKPGRIADTLRVMHRTHVLWRIIPEFARVHRLVQESRSHFFTVDEHSFRAVEEGERLAAEGGAIGKIYAGIQRKDLLHLALLLHDVGKGRDEDHSAVGAILAEAAGIQLGYTDEERALLVFLVRRHLILSEVALYRDFSNEPVLLQFASEVARPETLKKLFVLTCADIRAVGPGTWTSWKGELLLKLYGEALSILAGEEADPEERKVEMIAARLRQEAKGKYPEVWLEETLQGLIPRYLLATPFEKMLADLSALFHLLIDPIHVAARYLPDSGMTEYTLYTYDQITPGLFSKMTGVLAAKGLQIMGAQVFTQSNGMVVDTFRVIDPDYAGPVPPERIEKISQEVRSVLIGKETIEALFTRGQRFGSHKELPPTVAVRVELDNDSSHHFTIIDIFAPDRRGLLYVIAKTIFDLGLSVHSAKIATRLDQIVDVFYVQGPEGKKITDSEMIRKVKERLTNEIQQGSTGKGK
- a CDS encoding ammonium transporter, which translates into the protein MATNRRMQVHLKWLLVLLFFTASIGFNLSTAFAQDAPPPTIDTGDTAWMLASAALVLLMTPGLALFYGGMVRTKNSLGTIMQSMIMIALITVQWVLFGYTLAFGPDQGGLIGSLAWLGLNGVGLDPNPDYAGTIPHQVFMIYQGMFAIITPALITGAFAERMKFSTFLVFSLLWATLVYDPLAHWVWGVGGWMRNLGALDFAGGTVVHISSGVSALAAALYMGKRHGYGKEPMPPHNLPMTVLGAGILWFGWFGFNGGSAVASGALAGSAFVVTHIAAASATLTWMFVEWAHRGKPTVLGAVSGAVAGLVAITPASGFVGPISALLIGIGGGAVCYFGAVILKNKLGYDDSLDAFGVHGLGGTFGALATGLFASKAVNAAGNDGAFFGNPKLLVIQAITVVATWVFAFVMTMILLKILDATMGLRVSKEKEITGLDMSEHGETGYNL
- a CDS encoding P-II family nitrogen regulator, with amino-acid sequence MKKIEAIIKPFKLEEVKKALNDVGIVGMTVTEVKGYGRQKGHKELYRGAEYTVEFVPKLKIEIALSDKDVDKAVATILASAKTGSIGDGKIFVTDLEGAIRIRTGESGEGAL
- the folB gene encoding dihydroneopterin aldolase, with amino-acid sequence MDTLAIYQIEFHGHCGVTKEERTIGQRLSVDVEMKCDVAGAARTDQLKETIDYDQLCGEIAKIGRESHVRLIETLAERIAGKILEDRRIASVTVRVKKCLPPREEIRGGVVVEIVRSRN